The Miltoncostaea oceani genome includes a region encoding these proteins:
- a CDS encoding alpha-amylase family glycosyl hydrolase, giving the protein MTTPWWKSAVVYQVYPRSFADADGDGVGDLDGVVRRLGHLARLGVDALWLSPFYPSPMVDFGYDVADYTGVDPVFGDMATFDTLVGEAHALGIRVIIDWVPNHSSDAHPWFVASRSSRDDPHRDWYVWRDGRPGGLPPNDWESTFGGPAWTHDPATGQWYLHSFAVEQPDLNWANPAVADAMLDTLRFWLDRGVDGFRIDVVQDLGKEPDAPAGAGEWPRDQDWPAGHAIMRRVRALLDGYDDRMAVGEVYVLDQRRLVTFLTSGDELHLAHDFVFLRCPWDAARFHDVIDEFTRLATGAAWPTWCLENHDHPRVATRWDDGGHGPARARAAALLLLGLRGTAFLFQGQELGLPDAHVPADRIVDLDGRDPERAPIPWERPSVAGPGAGFTTGEPWLPIVGDAERLAVAAQRVDPRSDLSLWRRLIALRRSAPALSPDGAQALLDAGPGVLAWVREAPGERLLIAINMSREAVRLDLDLPGAGVPRLELSTDPDRVEDDVDVRALGIAPDEGVIVRLG; this is encoded by the coding sequence ATGACGACACCTTGGTGGAAGAGCGCGGTCGTGTACCAGGTGTACCCGCGCAGCTTCGCCGACGCCGACGGCGACGGCGTCGGCGACCTCGACGGGGTCGTCCGCCGCCTCGGCCACCTCGCGCGGCTCGGCGTCGACGCCCTCTGGCTGTCGCCGTTCTACCCGTCGCCGATGGTGGACTTCGGCTACGACGTCGCCGACTACACGGGCGTCGACCCCGTCTTCGGGGACATGGCGACCTTCGACACCCTCGTCGGGGAGGCCCACGCCCTCGGCATCCGGGTGATCATCGACTGGGTCCCGAACCACTCCTCCGACGCCCACCCGTGGTTCGTCGCGTCGCGGTCCTCCCGGGACGACCCGCACCGCGACTGGTACGTGTGGCGCGACGGGCGCCCCGGCGGCCTGCCGCCGAACGACTGGGAGTCGACGTTCGGCGGCCCGGCGTGGACCCACGACCCGGCGACGGGGCAGTGGTACCTGCACTCGTTCGCGGTGGAGCAACCCGACCTGAACTGGGCGAACCCCGCCGTCGCCGACGCGATGCTCGACACCCTGCGGTTCTGGCTCGACCGCGGCGTCGACGGGTTCCGCATCGACGTCGTCCAGGACCTCGGCAAGGAACCCGACGCACCCGCCGGCGCCGGGGAGTGGCCGCGCGACCAGGACTGGCCGGCGGGGCACGCGATCATGCGCCGCGTCCGCGCCCTGCTCGACGGGTACGACGACCGCATGGCGGTGGGCGAGGTCTACGTCCTCGACCAGCGCCGCCTCGTCACGTTCCTCACCTCGGGCGACGAGCTGCACCTGGCGCACGACTTCGTGTTCCTGCGCTGCCCCTGGGACGCCGCCCGCTTCCACGACGTCATCGACGAGTTCACGCGCCTGGCGACGGGCGCCGCGTGGCCGACGTGGTGCCTCGAGAACCACGACCACCCGCGCGTCGCGACCCGGTGGGACGACGGGGGACACGGGCCGGCGCGGGCCCGCGCGGCGGCGTTGCTGCTGCTCGGCCTGCGCGGGACCGCGTTCCTGTTCCAGGGGCAGGAGCTCGGCCTGCCCGACGCGCACGTCCCCGCGGACCGGATCGTGGACCTCGACGGCCGGGACCCCGAGCGGGCGCCGATCCCGTGGGAGCGCCCGTCGGTGGCGGGGCCCGGCGCCGGGTTCACCACCGGCGAGCCGTGGCTGCCGATCGTCGGGGACGCCGAGCGCCTCGCCGTCGCCGCGCAACGGGTCGATCCACGGTCCGACCTGTCGTTGTGGCGGCGGCTGATCGCCCTGCGGCGCTCGGCCCCGGCGTTGTCGCCCGACGGCGCCCAGGCCCTCCTCGACGCGGGACCGGGGGTGCTGGCGTGGGTGCGCGAGGCGCCGGGGGAGCGGCTGCTCATCGCGATCAACATGTCCCGCGAGGCGGTGCGCCTCGACCTCGACCTGCCGGGCGCCGGCGTCCCGCGGCTCGAGCTCTCCACCGACCCCGACCGCGTCGAGGACGACGTCGACGTGCGCGCCC
- a CDS encoding ABC transporter ATP-binding protein codes for MSTPENGATATPRPAIRLEGITKRFPGSARPAVDHLDLEIPRGSIVALIGPSGCGKTTTLRMINRLIEPTSGRIEIEGEDVTGTPVTRLRRGIGYVIQQVGLFPHRTIAQNIATVPHSLGWDKERIRARIDELVTLVGLDPEMLSRYPDELSGGQQQRVGVARALAADPPVLLMDEPFGAVDPIVRGRLQDELLGLQARVQKTIVIVTHDIDEAIKLADRIALLNVGGIIEQYAPPDEILAAPASEFVERFVGDDRSSKRLTLAHVADLPFNKGPVIDVDASADDAREAMATHRTDWIGLVDDGTFLGWVDGRGLDGGGGVRDLPRERPAAQVTPDSTLREAMEIIMTSSTSVAVIDDDGGFGGVVTLEGIRACLAEGVPEQVA; via the coding sequence ATGAGCACCCCGGAGAACGGCGCGACGGCGACCCCGAGACCGGCGATCCGGCTGGAGGGGATCACGAAGCGGTTCCCGGGATCCGCACGCCCCGCCGTCGACCACCTCGACCTCGAGATCCCCCGCGGATCGATCGTCGCGTTGATCGGCCCGTCGGGGTGCGGCAAGACGACGACGCTGCGGATGATCAACCGCCTGATCGAGCCGACGTCGGGCCGGATCGAGATCGAGGGCGAGGACGTGACGGGCACGCCCGTCACGCGCCTGCGGCGCGGGATCGGCTACGTCATCCAGCAGGTCGGGTTGTTCCCGCACCGCACGATCGCCCAGAACATCGCGACCGTCCCCCACTCCCTCGGGTGGGACAAGGAGCGCATCCGCGCCCGCATCGACGAGCTCGTGACGCTCGTCGGGCTCGACCCCGAGATGCTGTCGCGGTACCCCGACGAGCTGTCGGGCGGCCAGCAGCAGCGCGTCGGCGTCGCCCGCGCCCTCGCCGCCGACCCGCCGGTGCTGTTGATGGACGAGCCCTTCGGCGCCGTCGACCCGATCGTGCGGGGACGGCTGCAGGACGAGCTGCTCGGCCTGCAGGCCCGTGTGCAGAAGACGATCGTGATCGTCACCCACGACATCGACGAGGCCATCAAGCTCGCCGACCGGATCGCCCTCCTGAACGTCGGCGGCATCATCGAGCAGTACGCCCCGCCCGACGAGATCCTCGCGGCGCCGGCGTCGGAGTTCGTCGAGCGCTTCGTGGGCGACGACCGCAGCTCGAAGCGCCTGACGCTCGCGCACGTCGCCGACCTGCCCTTCAACAAGGGTCCCGTGATCGACGTCGACGCGTCCGCCGACGACGCCCGCGAGGCCATGGCGACGCACCGCACCGACTGGATCGGCCTCGTCGACGACGGGACGTTCCTCGGGTGGGTCGACGGCCGCGGCCTCGACGGCGGGGGCGGCGTGCGGGACCTGCCGCGGGAGCGGCCCGCGGCGCAGGTGACGCCGGACAGCACGCTGCGCGAGGCGATGGAGATCATCATGACCTCCAGCACCTCGGTGGCGGTGATCGACGACGACGGTGGCTTCGGCGGCGTGGTGACCCTGGAGGGCATCCGCGCCTGCCTGGCGGAGGGAGTCCCGGAGCAGGTCGCGTGA
- a CDS encoding ABC transporter permease, with protein sequence MILPLQAGSSEPLVRWNYIRDQWDDIQAALIDHIQLTVISVLLGLVLSAGLAALALRYRWTAGPITTISAVIYTIPSVALFGILVPYTGLSKTPAVIALTGYTFLILITAIMSGFRSVPRPVREAADGMGLSPRTRVLTVELPLALPYIITGIRVATVTTVGLVTIASIIGQGGLGDLILDGLRRTYWTPMIVGAVLSVVLALVLDLGIWLLGRAVTPWTRRGRAA encoded by the coding sequence GTGATCCTCCCGCTGCAGGCGGGCTCGAGCGAGCCCCTCGTCCGCTGGAACTACATCCGCGACCAGTGGGACGACATCCAGGCGGCGCTGATCGACCACATCCAGCTCACCGTCATCTCGGTGCTGCTCGGCCTGGTCCTGTCCGCCGGCCTCGCCGCCCTCGCGTTGCGCTACCGCTGGACCGCCGGTCCGATCACGACCATCTCGGCCGTGATCTACACCATCCCGAGCGTCGCGCTGTTCGGGATCCTGGTGCCCTACACCGGCCTGTCGAAGACGCCCGCCGTCATCGCCCTCACCGGCTACACGTTCCTGATCCTCATCACGGCCATCATGTCCGGGTTCCGGTCGGTGCCGCGCCCGGTGCGCGAGGCCGCCGACGGCATGGGCCTCTCGCCGCGCACGCGCGTGCTGACGGTCGAGCTGCCCCTGGCGCTGCCGTACATCATCACCGGGATCCGGGTGGCGACCGTGACGACCGTCGGCCTGGTCACGATCGCGTCGATCATCGGTCAGGGCGGGCTGGGCGACCTGATCCTCGACGGGCTGCGCCGCACCTACTGGACCCCGATGATCGTCGGCGCGGTCCTGTCGGTGGTGCTGGCGCTGGTGCTCGACCTCGGCATCTGGCTGCTCGGCCGGGCGGTGACGCCGTGGACCCGGCGGGGGCGGGCGGCGTGA
- a CDS encoding ABC transporter permease, whose product MNLIAPLQGVSVPRNIGLWEWFSNGETWTGEGGILSSVVETLTLCAVVLAVSIAIAVPLAAVLAHHRRAELGATWILNIGRAIPTFAIAGLLVPISLTQGYGFEPWPIGIALTMLALPPIFLTTYTAVRQTDPGAVDAARAMGFTERDVLVRVELALGVGLILGGIRVAAVQVVATEPIRAFLGGEGLGRYVRDGLGQNNDSLLIGGAILVAGLATLTGLAFGALERVALPRGFRRLRQVQVQNTRTGVAR is encoded by the coding sequence GTGAACCTCATCGCCCCCCTCCAGGGGGTCTCCGTGCCGCGGAACATCGGGCTCTGGGAGTGGTTCTCCAACGGGGAGACCTGGACCGGCGAGGGCGGCATCCTGAGCTCGGTGGTGGAGACGCTGACCCTCTGCGCCGTCGTGCTCGCCGTGTCGATCGCCATCGCCGTGCCGCTCGCCGCGGTGCTCGCCCACCACCGCCGCGCCGAGCTCGGGGCCACCTGGATCCTCAACATCGGCCGCGCGATCCCGACGTTCGCGATCGCCGGCCTCCTCGTCCCGATCTCCCTGACGCAGGGCTACGGGTTCGAGCCGTGGCCGATCGGGATCGCGCTGACGATGCTCGCGCTGCCCCCGATCTTCCTCACCACGTACACGGCGGTGCGGCAGACCGACCCCGGTGCGGTGGACGCCGCGCGTGCGATGGGATTCACAGAACGCGACGTACTGGTCCGCGTAGAGTTGGCGCTCGGCGTGGGGCTGATCCTGGGTGGCATCCGCGTGGCCGCCGTCCAGGTGGTCGCCACGGAGCCGATCCGGGCGTTCCTCGGAGGTGAGGGCCTCGGCCGGTACGTGCGGGACGGGCTGGGACAGAACAACGACAGTCTCCTCATCGGAGGGGCGATCCTCGTGGCGGGGCTGGCGACGCTCACCGGTCTGGCGTTCGGAGCGCTCGAGCGCGTCGCCCTCCCGCGGGGGTTCCGCCGGCTGAGGCAGGTGCAGGTGCAGAACACTCGAACGGGGGTAGCTCGATGA
- a CDS encoding glycine betaine ABC transporter substrate-binding protein, whose protein sequence is MRRRTVLAMIAMVAAVAMFAAACGDDDDGGDAASTTPDGPTITLRGQDFSESVTIAEVYGQYLEAKGYDVEILTPAGFRTEAIDGLRNGDLNLIIDYIGGSQTELAPDEDTSADPAEVAAVITPLFADIGATVLDYSPAVDGDAFVVRGDTEGTTISDVADAGLKFGASSQCFERPQCFIGLTDPDVYGIEFSGRTTLEFGPLLGEALKAKEVDAVIWNTTAPQIGTEGFKVLEDDKGLFPAQNIAPIISTEVLDAYGEQLSTDLNDLSAQITTDDLLAWNTETDINKVESDEVASDWLTEKGLK, encoded by the coding sequence ATGAGACGAAGGACCGTGCTCGCGATGATCGCCATGGTGGCGGCCGTCGCGATGTTCGCGGCCGCCTGTGGGGACGACGACGACGGCGGCGACGCCGCGTCGACGACGCCCGACGGGCCCACGATCACGCTCCGTGGACAGGACTTCAGCGAGTCGGTGACGATCGCCGAGGTGTACGGCCAGTACCTGGAGGCCAAGGGCTACGACGTGGAGATCCTCACGCCGGCCGGCTTCCGCACCGAGGCCATCGACGGCCTGCGCAACGGCGACCTGAACCTGATCATCGACTACATCGGCGGCTCCCAGACGGAGCTGGCGCCGGACGAGGACACCTCGGCCGACCCGGCGGAGGTCGCCGCGGTCATCACGCCGCTGTTCGCCGACATCGGCGCGACGGTGCTCGACTACTCGCCCGCCGTCGACGGCGACGCGTTCGTGGTGCGCGGTGACACCGAGGGCACGACCATCTCGGACGTCGCCGACGCCGGCCTGAAGTTCGGCGCCTCGTCGCAGTGCTTCGAGCGCCCGCAGTGCTTCATCGGCCTCACCGACCCGGACGTCTACGGCATCGAGTTCTCCGGCCGCACCACGCTGGAGTTCGGCCCGCTGCTCGGCGAGGCGCTGAAGGCCAAGGAGGTGGACGCGGTCATCTGGAACACGACCGCCCCGCAGATCGGGACCGAGGGCTTCAAGGTCCTCGAGGACGACAAGGGCCTCTTCCCGGCCCAGAACATCGCCCCGATCATCTCGACCGAGGTGCTCGACGCCTACGGCGAGCAGCTCTCGACCGACCTGAACGACCTGAGCGCGCAGATCACGACGGACGACCTGCTCGCCTGGAACACCGAGACGGACATCAACAAGGTGGAGTCCGACGAGGTGGCGAGCGACTGGCTGACGGAGAAGGGCCTCAAGTAG
- a CDS encoding MFS transporter: MARSAWTVWGLAAGFYLVALFHRMSLGVASLDAQERFDLGPGTIATLSALQLGLYLAMTIPAGLAADRIGPRRALAIGLVLMGAGEIAFGLATSAPLALGGRALVGVGDAFMFLSVLRIAQSWFPAHRYALLASLTGMAGAIGQIGTTVPLGLSLEGAGWTATFAGTGVLTALFALACLRWVRDRPGAAAATPPAHDAVLATLRAAWARPATRLAFWTHFGLMGPFVAITALWGYPYLVTSQDVAPGTARIWLAVCVASFGLSAPALGWAVGRARGLRRPLLTAVAGGTLALWTATLLWPAGGPPAALILATLVATGVSGAASMLAFDLAREGNPAAVGGSATGLANTGGFTMAVATQLIAGRLLDTGWGDGIPSALLPMLALMGLALVMSLRLGRRAARVPVAGGAVAARAEGVPTPA; encoded by the coding sequence ATGGCGCGCAGCGCATGGACGGTCTGGGGGCTGGCGGCGGGCTTCTACCTGGTGGCGCTCTTCCACCGGATGAGCCTCGGCGTGGCGTCCCTCGACGCGCAGGAGCGGTTCGACCTCGGACCCGGCACCATCGCGACCCTCTCGGCGCTGCAGCTCGGCCTGTACCTGGCGATGACGATCCCCGCCGGCCTCGCCGCCGACCGGATCGGCCCGCGTCGCGCCCTGGCGATCGGCCTCGTCCTGATGGGCGCCGGGGAGATCGCCTTCGGGCTCGCGACGTCCGCCCCCCTCGCGCTCGGCGGCCGGGCGCTCGTCGGCGTCGGTGACGCGTTCATGTTCCTCTCGGTCCTGCGGATCGCGCAGAGCTGGTTCCCCGCCCACCGGTACGCCCTGCTCGCGAGCCTCACCGGCATGGCCGGCGCGATCGGGCAGATCGGCACCACCGTCCCCCTCGGGCTGTCGCTCGAGGGAGCCGGGTGGACGGCCACGTTCGCCGGCACCGGCGTCCTCACCGCCCTCTTCGCGCTCGCGTGCCTGCGGTGGGTCCGCGACCGGCCGGGCGCCGCCGCCGCGACCCCGCCGGCGCACGACGCCGTCCTCGCGACCCTCCGCGCCGCCTGGGCGCGACCGGCGACGCGCCTCGCGTTCTGGACCCACTTCGGCCTGATGGGGCCGTTCGTCGCCATCACGGCGCTGTGGGGCTACCCGTACCTCGTCACCAGCCAGGACGTCGCGCCGGGGACGGCGCGGATCTGGCTCGCGGTCTGCGTCGCGTCGTTCGGCCTGAGCGCCCCCGCCCTCGGGTGGGCCGTCGGCCGCGCGCGCGGCCTGCGGCGTCCCCTGCTCACCGCCGTCGCCGGCGGGACGCTCGCCCTGTGGACGGCGACGCTGCTGTGGCCGGCGGGTGGCCCACCGGCGGCGCTGATCCTGGCGACGCTCGTCGCGACGGGGGTCAGCGGGGCGGCGTCGATGCTCGCGTTCGACCTGGCGCGCGAGGGCAACCCCGCCGCCGTCGGCGGCAGCGCCACCGGCCTCGCCAACACCGGCGGCTTCACCATGGCCGTCGCCACCCAGCTCATCGCCGGGCGCCTGCTCGACACCGGGTGGGGCGACGGCATCCCGAGCGCCCTGCTCCCGATGCTCGCCCTCATGGGCCTCGCTCTCGTGATGTCGCTGCGGCTCGGGCGGCGGGCCGCCCGGGTCCCCGTCGCCGGCGGCGCCGTCGCCGCCCGCGCCGAGGGCGTCCCGACCCCGGCGTAA
- a CDS encoding GntR family transcriptional regulator, whose product MATDAPRPAKDRVYDFVKERILDGAYPGGELLSEGEVAEALAVSRTPVREAFLLLEAEGLMRLYPKRGALIVPVSPDEVREVMETRQMVEAHAAERMAGLGDDAAPLRVRLAELLDHQEALLDAGDLAGFVEADRDFHHAIVAASGNTILTRLHDSLRDRQRRMVGATVRRDPEVTRRFLSEHRGIADAISAGDGAAARARVTAHLESSRRGIEGAAFTGS is encoded by the coding sequence ATGGCGACCGATGCCCCGCGTCCCGCGAAGGACCGCGTCTACGACTTCGTGAAGGAGCGGATCCTCGACGGCGCCTACCCCGGCGGCGAGCTGCTGTCCGAGGGCGAGGTGGCGGAGGCCCTGGCGGTGTCGCGCACCCCGGTCCGCGAGGCGTTCCTGCTGCTTGAGGCCGAGGGCCTGATGCGCCTCTATCCGAAGCGCGGCGCCCTGATCGTGCCCGTCTCCCCCGACGAGGTGCGGGAGGTGATGGAGACGCGCCAGATGGTGGAGGCCCACGCCGCCGAGCGGATGGCGGGGCTCGGCGACGACGCGGCGCCCCTCCGCGTCCGCCTGGCCGAGCTGCTCGACCACCAGGAGGCGCTGCTCGACGCCGGCGACCTGGCCGGCTTCGTCGAGGCCGACCGCGACTTCCACCACGCCATCGTCGCCGCGTCCGGCAACACGATCCTCACCCGCCTGCACGACTCGCTGCGCGATCGGCAGCGGCGCATGGTGGGGGCGACGGTGCGCCGCGACCCGGAGGTGACGCGCCGCTTCCTCTCGGAGCACCGCGGCATCGCCGACGCGATCTCCGCCGGCGACGGCGCCGCGGCCCGCGCCCGCGTGACGGCCCACCTGGAGTCGTCGCGCCGTGGCATCGAGGGGGCGGCGTTCACGGGCTCGTGA
- a CDS encoding MMPL family transporter → MLRRLATFSSERIGKFVVLGVWIAILFALAPSASQFESAQKNEASSFLPGDAESTQVLDALEEFGSADVADAVIVFARDGGLTDADRAAIEDVRGSLAADPPVATGPPAPTVFSDDGAAAILIAPITVADGESDVLLDAVGDIRERTSDVPEGLETAVTGGAGFSADAIEVFEGINSTLLFATAGLVFILLVLIYRSPIFWILPLLAVAFAELTVRGIGYVLASNGVVVNGQTAGILLVLVFGAGTDYALLLVARYREELRRHEDKHEAMQLALRRAGPAILASGVTNICALLVLALAEVNGTAGLGPVGAMGVAVAMVAMLTVLPALLVIAGRRAFWPFIPRFTEGEPDVPEERGVWRRLGDRIALRPRPIWIGTLAGLLVLSLGIFAFDSGLTQEDDFRSDVESVQGQELLAQSFPAGASAPTDVIVPDATRAPAVTEALAALPEVDSVRPVEEGPPGARLAVTLGPDPYSTEALDLVPDLRATAKAAGGEETLVGGPTATKYDLDQAAIRDLKVLPPIVLLVILVIIGLLLRAVVAPLLLVGTVIVSFLAALGASVLVFEYVFGFPGEDPSLPLFGFIFLVALGVDYNIFLMARVREETERYGTREGMIRGLAVTGAVITSAGIVLAGTFSVLAVLPLVTLTEIGFLVAFGVLLDTFIVRSILLPATVMGLDRRIWWPSKLSTADPTAPPPPEVSPPA, encoded by the coding sequence ATGCTCCGCCGCCTCGCCACGTTCTCGTCCGAGCGCATCGGCAAGTTCGTCGTCCTCGGCGTGTGGATCGCGATCCTGTTCGCCCTCGCGCCGTCGGCGTCGCAGTTCGAGTCGGCCCAGAAGAACGAGGCGTCGAGCTTCCTGCCGGGCGACGCCGAGTCGACGCAGGTGCTCGACGCGCTCGAGGAGTTCGGCTCGGCGGACGTGGCAGACGCGGTGATCGTCTTCGCGCGCGACGGCGGACTGACGGACGCCGACCGGGCCGCCATCGAGGACGTGCGCGGGAGCCTCGCCGCCGACCCGCCGGTCGCGACGGGTCCTCCGGCGCCGACGGTCTTCTCCGACGACGGGGCCGCCGCGATCCTGATCGCCCCCATCACCGTCGCCGACGGCGAGTCGGATGTGCTGCTCGACGCCGTCGGCGACATCCGCGAGCGCACCTCGGACGTGCCGGAGGGCCTCGAGACGGCCGTGACCGGCGGCGCCGGGTTCTCGGCCGACGCGATCGAGGTGTTCGAGGGCATCAACTCGACCCTCCTGTTCGCCACCGCCGGCCTGGTCTTCATCCTGCTGGTGCTGATCTACCGCAGCCCGATCTTCTGGATCCTGCCGCTGCTGGCGGTGGCGTTCGCCGAGCTGACGGTCCGCGGCATCGGCTACGTGCTGGCGAGCAACGGCGTGGTCGTGAACGGCCAGACCGCCGGCATCCTGCTGGTGCTGGTGTTCGGCGCGGGCACCGACTACGCGCTGCTGCTGGTCGCGCGGTACCGGGAGGAGCTCCGCCGCCACGAGGACAAGCACGAGGCGATGCAGCTGGCGCTGCGGCGCGCGGGGCCCGCGATCCTCGCCTCGGGCGTGACCAACATCTGCGCCCTGCTGGTGCTCGCCCTCGCCGAGGTCAACGGCACCGCCGGGCTCGGCCCCGTCGGCGCGATGGGCGTCGCGGTGGCGATGGTCGCGATGCTGACGGTGCTGCCCGCGCTGCTGGTGATCGCGGGTCGGCGGGCGTTCTGGCCCTTCATCCCGCGGTTCACGGAGGGCGAGCCGGACGTGCCGGAGGAGCGCGGCGTGTGGCGCCGCCTGGGCGATCGCATCGCGCTCCGTCCGCGACCGATCTGGATCGGCACGCTCGCGGGCCTGCTGGTGCTCTCCCTCGGCATCTTCGCCTTCGACAGCGGGCTGACCCAGGAGGACGACTTCCGCAGCGACGTCGAGTCGGTCCAGGGGCAGGAGCTCCTCGCCCAGTCGTTCCCGGCGGGGGCGTCGGCGCCCACCGACGTGATCGTCCCGGACGCCACGCGGGCCCCGGCCGTGACCGAGGCGCTCGCGGCGCTCCCCGAGGTCGACTCGGTCCGTCCGGTGGAGGAGGGGCCGCCCGGCGCGCGGCTGGCGGTGACGCTCGGACCCGACCCCTACTCGACCGAGGCCCTCGACCTCGTGCCGGACCTGCGCGCCACGGCGAAGGCCGCGGGCGGCGAGGAGACGCTCGTCGGCGGCCCGACGGCCACCAAGTACGACCTCGACCAGGCCGCGATCCGCGACCTCAAGGTGCTCCCGCCGATCGTCCTGCTGGTCATCCTGGTGATCATCGGGTTGCTGCTGCGCGCGGTCGTGGCGCCGCTGCTGCTGGTGGGGACGGTGATCGTGTCGTTCCTCGCAGCCCTCGGGGCGAGCGTGCTCGTGTTCGAGTACGTCTTCGGCTTCCCCGGAGAGGACCCGTCACTGCCGCTGTTCGGGTTCATCTTCCTGGTGGCGCTCGGCGTGGACTACAACATCTTCCTGATGGCCCGGGTGCGCGAGGAGACCGAGCGGTACGGCACCCGGGAGGGCATGATCCGCGGCCTCGCCGTGACGGGCGCGGTGATCACGTCGGCGGGCATCGTCCTGGCCGGCACGTTCTCGGTGCTGGCGGTGCTGCCCCTGGTGACGCTCACCGAGATCGGCTTCCTCGTCGCGTTCGGCGTCCTGCTCGACACGTTCATCGTCCGGTCGATCCTGCTGCCGGCGACGGTGATGGGGCTCGACCGGCGCATCTGGTGGCCGTCGAAGCTGTCGACGGCCGACCCCACCGCCCCGCCACCGCCCGAGGTCAGTCCTCCAGCGTGA
- a CDS encoding glutathione S-transferase family protein has translation MLLYDNPASGNCWKVRLVLARCGIAYERVTMSVTDRGDRERTLGRDANPALRVPTLRLDDGRHLAESNAIVWHLAELHDPDLIPADPFARAQALQWMFFEQYDHEPNIAVARFWLHIPGAPPHDPDALAARQEGGRRALHAMEAHLTGRDYLVGDRFSVADISLYAYTHVAGQAGIDLAPYPAVRAWLGRVAAQPGHVTLED, from the coding sequence GTGCTGCTGTACGACAACCCGGCGTCGGGGAACTGCTGGAAGGTCCGGCTCGTCCTCGCCCGGTGCGGGATCGCGTACGAGCGGGTCACGATGAGCGTCACCGACCGCGGCGACCGCGAACGCACCCTCGGCCGCGACGCCAACCCCGCGCTGCGGGTGCCGACGCTCCGCCTCGACGACGGCCGCCACCTGGCCGAGTCGAACGCCATCGTCTGGCACCTCGCCGAGCTGCACGACCCCGACCTGATCCCCGCCGACCCCTTCGCGCGGGCGCAGGCGCTGCAGTGGATGTTCTTCGAGCAGTACGACCACGAGCCGAACATCGCCGTCGCCCGGTTCTGGCTCCACATCCCGGGGGCGCCGCCCCACGACCCCGACGCCCTCGCCGCCCGGCAGGAGGGCGGCCGCCGCGCGCTCCACGCGATGGAGGCGCACCTCACCGGCCGCGACTACCTCGTCGGCGACCGCTTCAGCGTCGCCGACATCTCCCTCTACGCCTACACCCACGTCGCCGGCCAGGCCGGCATCGACCTCGCGCCCTACCCCGCCGTCCGCGCGTGGCTGGGGCGCGTCGCCGCCCAGCCGGGGCACGTCACGCTGGAGGACTGA
- a CDS encoding DUF6636 domain-containing protein, producing MNRRLVLALVLATAGLMVWSASAVALTRFATPSRNIGCIGDRTEMRCDIRETSATPPPKPRSCRFDWGTAYVITPTAGKGRGLCASDTALPSPGERIRILQYGQKIRLGNGAIVCASRRTGLTCVNRAGHGFRLSRSVIRLF from the coding sequence ATGAACCGACGACTGGTCCTCGCCCTGGTCCTCGCCACCGCCGGCCTCATGGTCTGGAGCGCGAGCGCCGTCGCCCTCACCCGGTTCGCCACGCCGAGCCGCAACATCGGCTGCATCGGCGACCGCACCGAGATGCGCTGCGACATCCGCGAGACCTCCGCCACCCCGCCGCCGAAGCCACGGTCGTGCCGGTTCGACTGGGGCACCGCCTACGTCATCACCCCGACCGCGGGGAAGGGCCGGGGCCTCTGCGCGAGCGACACCGCGCTGCCATCGCCGGGTGAGCGGATCCGGATCCTGCAGTACGGCCAGAAGATCCGGCTCGGCAACGGCGCCATCGTCTGCGCGTCCCGCCGCACCGGCCTCACCTGCGTCAACCGCGCGGGACACGGCTTCCGCCTCTCCCGGTCGGTGATCCGCCTCTTCTAG